TTTGTCGAGCGGTACCCCAGTTCATTATTTATGTGATGAGTCTAAAGATTGGGCACCAGACTTAAATGATCTGCGCAAAAAAATCACACCACGTACCAAAGCAATTGTGGTGATTAATCCTAACAATCCAACTGGTGCAATTTATTCCCAAGAAGTATTGCTCGAGATGGTAAAAATTGCTCGTGAGCATGGTTTGATTTTGTTTGCTGATGAGATTTACGACAAGATGTTATACGACACTGAGAAGCATATTTCTCTTGCATCTTTATCCACTGATGTAGTCACAATCACTTTTAATGGCTTATCCAAGAACTACCGCTCATGCGGCTACCGCGCTGGCTGGATGGTGGTTTCAGGGGATAAAGAGATGGTGCGTGACTATATCGAGGGCCTGAATATGTTGGCCTCGATGCGCTTGTGCGCAAACGTGCCAGGTCAATATGCAATTCAAACTGCACTTGGTGGTTACCAAAGTATTAACGACTTAGTGGCTGAGGGTGGCCGCTTAGCAAAGCAACGTGATCTCGCCTGGAAACTGATTACCGATATTCCTGGTGTCACTTGCGTTAAACCAAAATCTGCCTTGTATTTATTTCCAAAGTTAGATCCCGAGGTTTATCCAATTGAAGATGATCAACAGTTTGTTGCTGATCTCTTAAAAGAGGAAAAAGTATTGTTGGTCCAAGGTTCTGGTTTTAACTGGGGTAAGCCTGATCATTTCCGTGTCGTGTTCTTACCTCATGAAGATGTGCTCAAGGAAGCAATTGGCCGCCTTGCACGTTTTCTGGAGCGATATCGTAATAAGCATAGCCGCAAGGCTTCTACAACCGCAGCAAAGGCATCATGAAACCGATTCAAGTGGGTCTATTAGGTATTGGCACTGTTGGTGGTGGCGTATTCACAGTTCTTGAGCGCAACCAAGATGAAATTACCCGTCGTGCTGGTCGCGGCATTCGTATTAATACCGTTGCCGATCTTAATGTAGAGCGTGCTAAAGAAGTTGTTCAAGATCGTGCACAGATTGTGAATGATGCTCGTGCTGTGATCAATAATCCCGAAATCGACATCGTGGTTGAGCTCATTGGTGGATATGGCATTGCTAAAGACTTGGTTTTAGAGGCAATTGCTGCCGGCAAGCATGTGGTGACTGCAAATAAGGCCTTGATCGCCGTACATGGGAACGAGATTTTTAAAGCAGCTCACGCTAAGGGCGTGATGGTCGTATTTGAAGCGGCAGTTGCTGGCGGCATCCCTATTATTAAAGCTCTGCGTGAGGGCTTAACTGCTAACCGCATTGAGTGGATCGCCGGCATCATCAATGGGACCACCAATTTCATTCTCTCTGAGATGCGTGATAAAGGCCTAGACTTTGCAACGGTTCTCAAAGAGGCGCAACGCTTAGGTTACGCAGAAGCAGATCCAACGTTTGATATTGAAGGTGTTGATGCTGCGCATAAGGCGACCATCATGAGCGCGATTGCATTTGGTATTCCAATGCAGTTTGATAAAGCGCACATCGAAGGCATCACCAAATTGGATGCTATTGATATTAAATATGCAGAGCAATTGGGCTATCGCATCAAGTTGCTAGGTATTGCCAAGAAAACGCCAACGGGTGTTGAGTTGCGCGTACATCCAACCCTAATTCCTGCTAAACGTTTAATTGCAAACGTTGAGGGCGCTATGAATGCTGTGCAGGTATTTGGTGATGCAGTAGGTACTACCTTGTATTACGGAAAAGGTGCGGGATCTGAACCAACTGCCTCAGCTGTGATTGCTGATTTGGTAGATATCACTCGTTTGCTGAGCGCTGATCCTGAGCATCGCGTTCCTTACTTGGCCTTTCAGCCAGATGCTGTGCAAAATACCCCTGTATTGCCGATTGGCGAGATTACGACTAGTTACTACTTGCGTTTGCGTGTAGCTGACCAAGCTGGTGTGTTGGCTGACATTACTAAGATCTTGGCCGCGCACGGCGTTTCGATTGATGCACTCTTGCAAAAAGAGGCAGACGAAGGTGAAAGTCAAACTGATTTGGTTGCCTTAACGCACGAAACTAAAGAGAAGAACATGCTTGCGGCAATCACAGAGATCCAGAATCTCAAAACCGTCGCTGGTGAAGTGGTGAAGATTCGTTTAGAAAATCTGTCTTAAGCAAAACAATGCGTTACCAATCCACTCGCGGCAATAGCCCGCAACAATCCTTCTTAGAAATTCTCTTGGGCGGTTTAGCGCCGGATGGCGGTTTATATTTGCCGACTCAGTATCCACAGGTCACCTCAGCACAATTGGATTCATGGCGTGGCTTGTCTTATGCTGATCTGGCTTATGAGATTCTAAGTCTCTATTGCGATGACGTTCCTGAGGCTGATTTACGTGCGCTGTTGCGCAAGACATATACCGAGCGGGTTTACTGCAACGGTCGCCCTCAAGACAATGCCAAAGACATTACACCTTTACACTGGTTAGGCGAAGAGCAGGGTACTCGCATTGGGCTCTTGAGCTTATCAAATGGTCCAACCTTGGCTTTCAAGGATATGGCAATGCAGTTGCTGGGCAATCTTTTTGAGTATGCTCTTAAGAAGAAAGGTCAGCAGCTTAATATTTTGGGCGCCACATCAGGTGATACGGGCAGTGCTGCTGAATATGCGATGCGTGGCAAAGAGGGTGTAAAAGTATTTATGCTTTCGCCGCGTGGCAAGATGAGCTCCTTTCAGTCTGCGCAGATGTATTCCTTGCAAGACCCCAACATTTTCAACTTAGCAGTAGCTGGTGTGTTTGATGATTGTCAAGATATTGTTAAAGCAGTCAGCAATGATCATGCCTTTAAGGCTAAGAGCCAAATTGGTACTGTGAACTCCATTAACTGGGGTCGGGTAGTTGCACAAGTAGTGTATTACTTTCAGGGCTATCTCTTGGCCACCAAGTCAAGCAATGAGAGGGTGTCATTTACTGTGCCATCTGGTAATTTCGGTAACGTCTGTGCTGGTCATATCGCCCGCATGATGGGCCTGCCAATTGCACACTTGGTTGTGGCAACCAATGAAAACGATGTACTCGATGAGTTTTTCCGCACTGGTGTATATCGTGCGCGCAAATCTGCTGAGACATTGCATACCTCAAGCCCATCGATGGATATTTCCAAGGCAAGTAACTTTGAGCGTTTTGTATTTGACTTCATGGGTCAAGATGGGAACGCTACTGCCGCCATGTTTAAGCAAGTGGATACGACTGGTGGCTTTGATATTTCTAAGGACACTGTCTTCAAAGAGCTTGGTCAGTATGGCTTCCAGTCTGGCCGCAGCACTCATGAAAATCGCCTAGAAACAATTCGCGATATCGACAAACGTTATGGTGTCATGGTCGATACCCATACTGCTGATGGCATCAAAGTAGCGCGTGAGCATTTGCAGGCTGGCATTCCAATGCTCGTGCTCGAGACTGCGCTTCCCATTAAGTTTGAAGAAACGATTCAAGAAGCTTTGGGGCGACCTGCTGAGTGCCCGTCTGCATTCAAAGACATTAAATCTAAGCCCCAGCGTGTAGAGAATATTGATGCTGATGTCCATCAGGTCAAAGCATTCATTACAACGCATCTTAGTTAAAACATAAGCTAATCACCATGAATAAGCCTCCAATGTTGACTGCACAGCAGGCCTTGGATCACTTGCTTTCTCATGCCAAGCCAGTTGCCGAGACTGAGAGCATTCCAATGCAGGCCACCTTAGGTCGCGTTCTTGCTGAGAACGTAAACAGCCTAGTCGACGTGCCCCCACTGGATAACACCTCAATGGATGGTTATGCAGTCCGCGCAGCAGACATCCAGAATCCTGGAAGCATTCTAAAAATTGCACAACGCATTCCAGCGGGCTCTGTTGGAACCACACTCGAACCCGGTACCGCAGCCAGAATTTTTACAGGTGCACCAGTTCCCTTGGGGGCAGATGCAGTGGTGATGCAAGAGGATTGCGCTATTCCCGAAGGCTCGGCAGATCATGTACAAGTCAATATTGCGCCAGTGTTAGGCCAATGGATTCGCCGTAGAGGTGAAGATTTAACGGCAGGTAAAACGGCGTTAACTGCAGGAACCTTCTTGCGCCCTCAAGAGTTAGGCGTTGCAGCATCTGCTGGCTTGACTCACTTAAGTGTTAAGCGTCGCGTTAAGGTGGCAGCATTCTTTACTGGTGATGAGCTATCTCTTCCTGGCGAGCCACTTAAGCCGGGTGGAATTTATAACTCCAACCGTGACACCCTATTGGCCTGTCTTAAATCACTGGGTTGTGATGCCACTGATTTAGGTATTGTGCCGGATCGACTTGAGGCAACTAAAGCAGCATTACGTAAGGCCAGCAAAGATCATGATCTGATTATTACGTCCGGTGGTGTATCGGTTGGCGAAGAGGATCACATCAAGCCAGCAGTAACTGCTGAAGGACGATTGGATTTATGGCAGATTGCTATTAAGCCTGGAAAGCCACTGGCATTTGGTGCAGTTCGCAAATCAGATAAGCCTGAAGATGGTGAGGCCTGGTTTATTGGTTTGCCGGGCAATCCAGTATCCAGCTTTGTAACTTTCCTGTTATTTGTAAGACCATTCATTCTCAAGCTTCAGGGAAGAAGTAGTAGCCCACCACAGTCTTATTCGATGCGCGCTGATTTTGATTGGTTAAAAGCTGATCGACGCAATGAATTCTTGCGCGTCAAACTCAATAGTAATGGCGGCTTGGATTTATTCCCCAATCAAAGTTCCGGGGTGCTTACAAGTGCATCTTGGGGTGATGGTCTTGTAGATTGCCCGCCAAACCATTCAATCAAAGCTGGCGATCAAGTGAAATATATTCCTTTTGATGCTTTGCTTAAATAATCGGTTTACGATTGCCTCATGAAACTCGAATTACGATTCTTTGCCTCTTTGCGTGAAGCTCTTGGAGTTTCTCAAGAGAGTATTGTCACGCCTGATAGCGTCAAAACGATTGCCGATCTCAGGGTTCACTTAATAGAGCGTGGCAATCCTTGGGCTGAAGTATTAGCACAGAGCAAAGTATTACGCTGTGCTCTGAATCAGGTTATGGTTGATGCAAGCACGCCTCTCATAGACAATGCAGAAGTTGCGTTCTTTCCGCCAGTGACTGGGGGCTAATATGCCAATCCGAATTCAAGAGGCAGATTTTGATGTTAGCGCTGAAATAGCAGCGCTACGTAAAGGTGATCCAAGAGTTGGTGCAGTGGTAACTTTTTTGGGCGCCGTGCGTGATATGAATGACGGTAGTCATGTAAAGGAGATGACTCTCGAGCATTATCCCGGCATGACTGAGAAAGCTTTGCAAGAAATTCTAGATCAAGCAAAGGCTCGTTGGGATATCTACCAGACTTTGGTGATTCATAGAGTTGGCCCATTGCTACCTGAAGATCAAATTGTTTTAGTGGTGGTAACCAGCGCTCATAGAGGCGAAGCATTCGCAGCGTGTGAGTTCATCATGGACTATCTCAAAACTGCAGCCCCATTCTGGAAAAAAGAAAACACCTCTGATGGCGCTCGCTGGGTTGATGCCCGCGTGACTGACGATGCTGCAATGGCGCGTTGGGCAAAGAAGTAAATTTAACTACTTTTAAAAAATCCCAACTTCGCAGATCTGGGTAGCTGCTTTAATTTTGCTTCTGCTTTGGATGCCTCTGATCGATCTGGGTGCTCTTGGCTTGCTAAAAGGACAACTGGTCTTCGAGATCTCGTATAGCGAGCACCTTGCCCTGAATTATGGGCTTCTAGGCGATGTTCTAGTCGGTTAGTAATGCCGGCATAGTAAGTGCCATCAGCGCATTCGAGGAGGTAAACAAGCCAGGACAAAGTGGGGGTAAATTCGCTTAAAAAGAGGGTGTAAAAGCCTTGAAATCTGTCATATTGCCCTTATATTCTATAGATAGATATATGGAGTGCAAAAATGAGAATAGATAAGTTAACAACTAAATTTCAAGAGGCCTTAAGTGAGGCCCAAAGTATCGCTTTAGCCAAAGACAATCAGTATATTGAGCCGGCCCATGTATTGCTGGCGATGTTGCGTGATTCTGACGGCGCTGCTAAGAGTTTATTAACCCGCGCCGGCGTGAATGTCTTGGGCCTCGAAAAAGGTCTTGAGAAGATCATTGGTAATTTGCCTGAAGTGCAGGGCACGAGTGGTGAGGTTCAGGTTGGCCGTGATCTCAGTAACTGGCTTAACCTATGTGAAAAAGA
Above is a genomic segment from Polynucleobacter sp. MG-5-Ahmo-C2 containing:
- a CDS encoding pyridoxal phosphate-dependent aminotransferase, translating into MKPILKSQKLNHVCYDIRGPVLELAQRMEEEGHKIIKLNIGNVGVFGFDPPEEIQLDMIRNLSNASAYSDSKGIFAARKAIMQYCQEKGIQGVTLDDVYTGNGVSELIVLSMNALLNDGDEVLVPAPDYPLWTAAVSLSSGTPVHYLCDESKDWAPDLNDLRKKITPRTKAIVVINPNNPTGAIYSQEVLLEMVKIAREHGLILFADEIYDKMLYDTEKHISLASLSTDVVTITFNGLSKNYRSCGYRAGWMVVSGDKEMVRDYIEGLNMLASMRLCANVPGQYAIQTALGGYQSINDLVAEGGRLAKQRDLAWKLITDIPGVTCVKPKSALYLFPKLDPEVYPIEDDQQFVADLLKEEKVLLVQGSGFNWGKPDHFRVVFLPHEDVLKEAIGRLARFLERYRNKHSRKASTTAAKAS
- a CDS encoding GIY-YIG nuclease family protein, with protein sequence MSWLVYLLECADGTYYAGITNRLEHRLEAHNSGQGARYTRSRRPVVLLASQEHPDRSEASKAEAKLKQLPRSAKLGFFKSS
- the moaE gene encoding molybdopterin synthase catalytic subunit MoaE; translated protein: MPIRIQEADFDVSAEIAALRKGDPRVGAVVTFLGAVRDMNDGSHVKEMTLEHYPGMTEKALQEILDQAKARWDIYQTLVIHRVGPLLPEDQIVLVVVTSAHRGEAFAACEFIMDYLKTAAPFWKKENTSDGARWVDARVTDDAAMARWAKK
- the thrC gene encoding threonine synthase encodes the protein MRYQSTRGNSPQQSFLEILLGGLAPDGGLYLPTQYPQVTSAQLDSWRGLSYADLAYEILSLYCDDVPEADLRALLRKTYTERVYCNGRPQDNAKDITPLHWLGEEQGTRIGLLSLSNGPTLAFKDMAMQLLGNLFEYALKKKGQQLNILGATSGDTGSAAEYAMRGKEGVKVFMLSPRGKMSSFQSAQMYSLQDPNIFNLAVAGVFDDCQDIVKAVSNDHAFKAKSQIGTVNSINWGRVVAQVVYYFQGYLLATKSSNERVSFTVPSGNFGNVCAGHIARMMGLPIAHLVVATNENDVLDEFFRTGVYRARKSAETLHTSSPSMDISKASNFERFVFDFMGQDGNATAAMFKQVDTTGGFDISKDTVFKELGQYGFQSGRSTHENRLETIRDIDKRYGVMVDTHTADGIKVAREHLQAGIPMLVLETALPIKFEETIQEALGRPAECPSAFKDIKSKPQRVENIDADVHQVKAFITTHLS
- the glp gene encoding gephyrin-like molybdotransferase Glp → MLTAQQALDHLLSHAKPVAETESIPMQATLGRVLAENVNSLVDVPPLDNTSMDGYAVRAADIQNPGSILKIAQRIPAGSVGTTLEPGTAARIFTGAPVPLGADAVVMQEDCAIPEGSADHVQVNIAPVLGQWIRRRGEDLTAGKTALTAGTFLRPQELGVAASAGLTHLSVKRRVKVAAFFTGDELSLPGEPLKPGGIYNSNRDTLLACLKSLGCDATDLGIVPDRLEATKAALRKASKDHDLIITSGGVSVGEEDHIKPAVTAEGRLDLWQIAIKPGKPLAFGAVRKSDKPEDGEAWFIGLPGNPVSSFVTFLLFVRPFILKLQGRSSSPPQSYSMRADFDWLKADRRNEFLRVKLNSNGGLDLFPNQSSGVLTSASWGDGLVDCPPNHSIKAGDQVKYIPFDALLK
- the moaD gene encoding molybdopterin converting factor subunit 1 gives rise to the protein MKLELRFFASLREALGVSQESIVTPDSVKTIADLRVHLIERGNPWAEVLAQSKVLRCALNQVMVDASTPLIDNAEVAFFPPVTGG
- a CDS encoding homoserine dehydrogenase, giving the protein MKPIQVGLLGIGTVGGGVFTVLERNQDEITRRAGRGIRINTVADLNVERAKEVVQDRAQIVNDARAVINNPEIDIVVELIGGYGIAKDLVLEAIAAGKHVVTANKALIAVHGNEIFKAAHAKGVMVVFEAAVAGGIPIIKALREGLTANRIEWIAGIINGTTNFILSEMRDKGLDFATVLKEAQRLGYAEADPTFDIEGVDAAHKATIMSAIAFGIPMQFDKAHIEGITKLDAIDIKYAEQLGYRIKLLGIAKKTPTGVELRVHPTLIPAKRLIANVEGAMNAVQVFGDAVGTTLYYGKGAGSEPTASAVIADLVDITRLLSADPEHRVPYLAFQPDAVQNTPVLPIGEITTSYYLRLRVADQAGVLADITKILAAHGVSIDALLQKEADEGESQTDLVALTHETKEKNMLAAITEIQNLKTVAGEVVKIRLENLS